GCACGCCCCGTTCACCGTCGGCGCCTCGGCGTCGATCTTCGGTCTGCTCGGCGCTCTCGTGTGCTACGGCCGGCGCACCGGCCAACGCGCCATGCATCAGCAGGTCTGGACCTGGGCCGTGGTGATGTTCCTCTTCGGCGTCATCATGCCCGGGGTCGACAACTGGGCGCACGCCGGGGGGTTCCTCGGTGGCTTCGGCGCCGCGCGCCTGCTCGACCCGTTGAAGCCGGAGCGTTCGCAGCACATGCTCTGGGCGCTGGTCTGTCTCGGCCTGACGGCGCTGTCGATCGTTCTCTCCATCGTGACGGGCGCCCAGATCCTCCGCGCCATCGAGGGTTCATGAGCGAGAAGGAGCCGGAGAAGAAGAAGCCCAAGCTGAAGCTCGAGTCGGTCTGGCGCGAGGCCCGGACGCTGGTGTGGGCGCAGCGCCGCCGGCTGGGCTGGGCCCTGGTGCTGATGCTGATCGGCCGGTTGGCCGGGCTCGTCCTGCCGGCGTCGTCGAAGTTCCTCATCGACGACGTCCTGGGCAAGGGGGACCGCGGACTTCTCGTGCCCCTGGCGCTCGCCGCGGGCGCGGCGACCCTGGTGCAGGCGGCGACCGGATGGGGGCTCGCGCAGCTCCTCGGCATCGCCGCCCAGAAGCAGATCGCCGAGATGCGCAAGAAGCTGCACGCCCACGTCCTGCGTCTGCCGACCAGCTACTTCGACGGTACGAAGAGCGGTGAGCTCATCTCGCGTGTCATGACCGACGCCGAAGGGATCCGCAATCTCGTCGGCACCGGGCTCGTGCAGCTGGTCGGCGGGCTGGTGACCGCTGTCCTCGCGCTCGGCGTCCTCTTCTGGCTGAACTGGCATCTCACCGCGGCGATCCTCGGCGTCCTGGTGCTCTTCGCGGGCATGCTCTCCTACGCCTTCAAGCGCCTGCGTCCGATCTTCCGCGAGCGCAACAAGATCCAGGCGGAGATCACCGGCCGGCTCGCCGAGTCGCTCGGCGGCGTCCGGGTCGTCAAGGCCTACACCGCGGAGACGTTCGAGGAGGAGGTCTTCGGCGGCGGCATCGACAAGCTGTTCGGCAACATCCGCAGCACGATGAGTGGCATCGCCGGCGTCACCAGTGGCTCGACGGCGCTCCTGGGCGTCGTCGGCGTGATCATGATGGTCGTGGGTGGGCGCTCGATTCTCGCCGGCTCGATGACGCTCGGCGATTTCGTCATGTACATCTTCTTCAGCGGCCTGCTGGTCGCGCCGGTGGCGGAGATCGCGGCGATCGGCACCCAGTTGACCGAGGCCTTCGCCGGCCTCGACCGCATCCGCGAGATCTTCGGCAAGACGACGGAGGACGACGAGGACGCGGCCCGCCTTCCGGTCGAGAAGCTGCGCGGCGAGGTCGAGTTCGAGGATGTCTGGTTCGAGTACCAGCCCGACACACCGGTCCTGCGCGGGGTTTCGTTCCGGTCGGCGGCGGGCTCGACGACGGCTCTCGTCGGCTCGTCGGGTTCGGGCAAGAGCACCCTGATCGGGCTGGTCATGGCGTTTCACCGTCCGACCCGCGGCCGCATCCGCGTCGACGGGACGGATCTCGCGGAGCTGCGCCTGCGTGACTATCGGCGGCACCTCGGGGCGGTCTTCCAGGACAACTTCCTCTTCGACGGCACGATCGCCGAGAACATCGCCTACTCGCGGCCGCACGCCACCCGCGACGATGTGCTCGCGGCGGCGAAGGTCGCGCACTGCGACGAGTTCGTGACCGGTTTCGAGAACGGCTACGAGACGATCGTCGGGGAGCGCGGGGTCAAGCTCTCGGGCGGCCAGCGCCAGCGCGTGGCGATCGCTCGCGCCGTGCTCGCCAACCCGACGATTCTGATCCTGGACGAGGCGACCTCGAGCCTCGACAGCGAGAGTGAGGCGATGATCCAGGACGGTCTGGCGACCCTGCGGGCCGGCCGGACGACCTTCGTCATCGCCCACCGGCTGTCGACGATCCGCAGCGCCGACCAGATCCTCGTCATCGAAGAGGGCGAGGTCGTCGAGCACGGTACCCACCACGAGCTCATCGCCCGCGAGGGACGTTACAAGCAGTTGCACGATCGACAGTACCGGCTCGAAAGTGACCGCTTCATCAATCCCGGCGAGGACTTCACGCCGCCCGCCGAGGGCGGCTCGGCCGAGCCGGTCAAGCTCACCCCGACCGGGCGGCTCTGAGCTGCCCGGTGCCGGATCTCCTGCGGTAGGATCGAGGAAAGCCATGCGACAGGTAGCCCTTCTCCTTGCGGCGCTCCTTCTGCCGGCGGTCGCCGGCGGCCAGGACTGGCGCGGTCCGGCAGCGCTCGAGGTGCAGGTGGAGGACGCCAAGGGCAGGAACCTCGCCGGGGCCGAGATTCTGCTGGTCTATCTCTCTCCGGAGGGCGGCGGCAGCCTGCCTTCGGTACTGACCGACGCCAACGGCAAGGCGAACATCGGCGGGCTGGCGGCGGGCCGGTGGACCGCGGAGATCCGCCACTCCGGGCAGATGAGCTTCCGGGCCGAGCTGACGCTCGCCGCCGACGCGAAGCCGGTGGTGCAGTCGGCCTCCCACCTGATGGCGCCCGGCGCGACCTCGACGATGAAGGTCAAGTTTGGGCGCGGCCGCGGCGGGGCCCCCGCGCCGGCACCGCCGGCGCCAAAGACTCTGGCCCAGGAACTGCCGCCGCCGGCACCGGTAGCCCCTGCGGCAGCGCCCGCTCCGGCCCAGGCGGCGGCAAAGGCTCCAGTTAAGGAACTGTCGCCAGCCGTGTCCGTGGCTCCTGCGCCCGCGCCCGTGGCGCCCGCGCCGGCAGCAAAGGCTCCGGTTCAGGAACTGCCTCCAGCTGTGCCGGTGGCTCCTGCTCCTGCGCCCGTGGCTCCCGCTCCGGCTCCTGCGCCTGTTCCGGCCGCTCCGGCGGCAAAGGCTCCAGTAAAGGAAGTGCCGCCAGCTGTGGCGGCGGCTCCTGTACCCGCTCCGGTGCCGGCCGCGCCGGCGGCAAAGGCTCCAGTGAAGGAAAAGCCTTTAGCTGGGCCAGTGGCTCCGGTACCTGCGCCTGCGGCCGCTCCAGCGCCTGAAGAGGCCCCGAAAGAGAACGTGCCCCCGATCGCTCCGGTCTCTCCGGTCGCTCCGGCTCCAGCGCAAGTGCCGCCTTCGGCTGCTCCGGTGATTCCCGCGCCGGCGCCCGTTGCGGTTCCTGCAGCTCCTGCGGCACCTGCGGCAGTCGTGCCTGCGCCGACGGCTCCGGCGGCGCCCATTCGGGCGCGGCTTTGTGTCGAGTGCCCGCCGGGGGAGAGCGCGGCGTGGGGGGAGGCGGCGATCGCGGGCGGCGCGACTGCGGGCTGTCCGGCCGACCTGCAGGCGCGGTTGCGGGCCGTGGATCTCGGCGCCGTGGGTGCCCTGTCGGGCGAGCTCGAGGCCGCGGGCCTGGGGTGCCGGGTGGTGGCGGTGGAGCTGCCGGCGGGAGCGCGCTTCACCGGCTTCCGCTTCGAGGCGCAGAGCGCCGGTGTGGCCGCCGATTGTCTGCCGGGTCGCGACTGCCCGGCGGGCGGCTGCCGCTTCCCCAACGAGCCGGTCCTGCGGGTGGAGGGCAATCGCACCACGCTGCTGGTCGCCTTCGAGAGCACCGCGCCGGACCTCCGCCGCGCCGTCGTCGCCGGTTACTCGACCTACAGCAAGCGTTAGCGCGACCTGTTTCGAGGCGCGGCCGGTCAGGCCGGCGAGACTTCGACCCGGGCGTCGTTGAAGCAGGCGCCGTCGCCCAGGTCGGTGTAGCTGTCGGGGGCGAGGGCGCAGGCGGTCGCCCCGTTGTCGGTGTTGTGCGCCCAGAGACCCTTCGGCAGCTCGACGACGCCCGGACGCTGGTCGTTCGAGATCCGCAGCCGGCAGAGCACCTCGCCGAGTGCGTTCGCCACCCGCACCCGCTGACCCTCGGCGAGTCCGCGCGCGGCGGCGTCGTCAGGGTGCATCTCGAGCGGTACCGGTCCCTTGCGCAGCTGTCCGAGAGTCGAGCTGATCGTCCGGTTGGTCGCCGGCGAGATGAGCGCCAGCGGCGTACGGTCGGTGGCCGGATCGTCCTGGTAGACGTAGAGACCTTCGCGGGACTCGGCGTCGAGCGCCACGGGCACGAGGTGGATCTTGCGATCGTCCGTCTTCGGGAAGACGTCGACGAACTGCACCGGATGGTCGCCGGAGGCCGGGCGCGCGAAGCCCTTCTCCGTGAGCTGCGTGCGCAGATCGACGCCACGCCCGCTCGAATCGAGAATCAGCCCGATCGCGGCCTGTTCGGTCGGAATCTCGTCGGCCGAGGCGACTCCGGTGCGGACCGCGAGGTCGGCGAAGACGCTGTAGTTCGAGCGCGCCTGGCCGACCGGTTCGATGACCGGGGCGATCTCCTGCAGGACGAAGGAGCCGTAGCCGCGCGCGAGGTCGTGGTGCTCGAGGAACGTGGTCGCCGGCAGCACGAGGTCGGCGTAGCGGGCGGTGTCGGTGAGCACCTGGTCGAAGACGATCGTGAACAGGTCTTCGCGCTCGAGGCCCCGGCGGACGAGCGTCTGGTTGGGCGTCGTCATCAGGGCGTTCGAGTTGTAGACGAAGAGCAGGTGGATCGGCCTCTCTGTGGTGGTGGTGAGCGCCGCGCCGAGCCGGTTCATGTTGATGATCCTCGTCTCGGCGTCCGGACCGGAGATCGCCCGCGCGTTCATCTTCCAGGCCGCGGAGTTGGACAGCGTGTAGCCGCCGCCGCGCACTCCGAACTTGCCGGCGACGGCGGGCAGGGCGAGGACCGCTGCGACGGCGGAACCGCCGTTGCGATTGCGCTCGAGGCCCCAGCCGCAGCGCACCACGGCCGGCGAGATCGAGGCGTAGAGGTCGATGAAGCGCGCCAGGTCGGCGGGCCGCAAACCGGCGACCTGGGCCGCCCGGTCGAGCGTCCAGGGCGCTGCCCGGCGTTCGAGCTCGTCGGCGCGGGTCGCATGGCGGTCGAGGAAGTCGCGGTCGGCGCGGCCGCTCGTGAAGAGCTCGCGGATCACCGCCAGGGCGACGACGAGGTCGGTGCCCGGGCGCACCGGCAGATGAAGATCCGCCTGCTTGGCGATCGGAGTGGCGCGCGGATCGAGGACGACGAGTTTGGCGCCGGCATCGCGGGCGGCCTGGATCGGCGGCACGAGATGGATACCCGACACGGCGGGATTGCAGCCCCAGACCACGACGAGCCGGGCGGCGGGGTAGTCGTTGAAGGCGACCCCTTCCATCTTGCCGTACAGCCCCAGGGCTGCGCTGCCGGTGGCCGCGGCGCAGACGGTGCGCGCCAGGCGGGAGGCGCCGAGGCGGTGGAAGAGCAGGGCGTCGGTCGAGTCCTGCGAGAGGTAGCCGTTCGAGCCGCCGTAGCAGAAGGGGAGAATGGCCTCGCCTCCGAAGCGATCGCGGGTCTCGACCAGCCGCTTCGCGGCGAGGGAGATCGCCTGCTGCCAGGAGAGCGGTTCGAAGACCCCTTCACCCTTCTCTCCGACGCGCATCATGGGTTCGAGGATGCGCTCCTTGCCGTAGAGCTGGTCCGGGAACTTCCTCACCTTGGCGCAGATGTAGCCTTCGGTGACCGGATTGCGGTCGCGGGTACCGTCGATCTTCGTGACCCGCCCGTGCTCAACCGTCACTTCGAGACTGCAAGCGTCAGGGCAGTCGAGCGGGCAGGCCGAGGGGACTTTCACAGGAAGAAGTCCGCGATCAGCGGTTGCGCCGGATCCACCGCGTACGCGTCGAGGTCGGTGACGCCGGCGCGCCGCAGGACCTCGTCGTCGATGAAGAAGTTGCCGGTGCACTGGCGCGCCGGCTGGGTGAGGATCCAGTGTGCGGCGTCGGCGAGGATCTCCGGCTTGCGGCTGTTCGCCGCCGCCACGAAGCCGCCGAGCATGGCGAGCGCTGCGGTGTCGATCGCCGTGCGCGGCCAGAGTGCGTTGACCGCCACGCCGTCGCCCCGAAGCTCTTCGGCCATGCCGAGGACGCACATGCTCATGCCGTACTTGGCCATGGTGTAGGCGACGTGCCCGGCGAACCACTTCGGATCCATGTTGAGCGGCGGGGACATGTTGAGGATGTGCGGGTTCTCCGCCCGCTTGAGGTCCGGTATGCAGGCCTGCGAGCAGAGGAAGGTCCCGCGCACGTTGACCGAGAACATCAGGTCGAAACGCTTCATCGGGGTGTCGAGAGTCGGCGTGAGGCTGATCGCCGAGGCGTTGTTGATCAGAATGTCGATGCCGCCGAAGCGCGCCCGGACCGCTTCCACGGCGGCCTTCACCTGCGTCTCCTCGCGGATGTCGCAGGCGATCGGCAGAGCCTTGCCGCCGGCGCTCTCGATCTCCTCGGCGGCGGTGTAGATCGTTCCTGGAAGGCGGGGGTGCGGCTCGGTGGTCTTGGCGAGAATCGCGACGTTGGCGCCGTCGCGCGCGGCGCGCAGCCCGATGGCGAGCCCGATGCCACGGGATGCGCCGGTGATCATGAGGGTCTTGCCTGCAAGGGTGGTCATGGCTACTTCCTTCCCGGGGAGATTCCCGGCGTCAATCCTAACCTCTCGGCGAGCCTGCCGGGGCCGTCGGAGAGATTCCCGGCGACGCCCGGACGACCCCCGCCCGGCATCAGGCTAAGCTTCGAAGCGTGAGTCTCGAGCGCTTCGACCCCCGGATCCGCACCTGGTTCGAGCAGCGCTTCGGCGCTCCGACCGAGGTCCAGCGGCTGGCCTGGGGTCCGATCGCCGACGGCCGGCACATCCTGCTTACCGCCCCGACCGGGAGCGGCAAGACCCTGACCGCCTTCCTCTGGGCGTTGCAGCAGCTCGCGACCGGGGTCTGGGAGGACGGGACGACGCGCGTGCTCTACATCTCTCCCCTCAAGGCGCTGAACGCCGACATCGAACGCAACCTCGCCGAGCCTCTGGCCGGGATCGCCGAGGCTTTTCGCGCCGCGGGCGGCGAACTGCCGCGCATCCGGGTGGCGATGCGCAGCGGCGACACGCCGCCTGCCGAACGCCAGAGGATCGTGCGCCAGCGCCCGGAGATCCTGATCACGACCCCGGAGAGCCTCAATCTGCTGGTCAACTCGAAAGCCGGGCCGGCGCTCTTCGCGGGCCTGCGGACGGTGATCCTCGACGAGATCCACGCCGTCGCGGCGAGCAAGCGGGGCACCCACCTCATCACCGCCGTGGACCGCCTGGTGCTCTTCGCCGGCGAGTTCCAGCGCATCGCGCTGTCGGCGACCGTGCGGCCCCTCGACCGCATCGCTTCGTGGGTCGGAGGCTTCCGGCTGGAACGCGGCGCCGACGACCTTCCGCGCTACGTGCGGCGTTCGGTCGCGGTCGCCGAGTCGCGCCAGCCGAAGCGTTACGACGTCGAGGTGCGGCTGCCCCCGGCGCTCGCCGCCGTCCCCGCAGAGGAGCGCGAGGGCGATACCCTCTGGACCGCCATCTCCGCCGATCTCCGCGACCGGATCCGCGAGGCGCGCTCGACGCTGGTCTTCACCAACAGCCGGCGGCTCTCCGAGAAGCTCACCCGCCTGATCAACGACGGCGCGCCGCGCGAGCTCGCCTGGTCACACCATGGCTCGCTCGCGCGCGAGCTGCGCAGCGCGATCGAGAAGCGGCTCAAGGCCGGGGATCTGCCGGCGCTGGTGGCGACGAGCTCGCTCGAGCTCGGCATCGACATCGGCGCGCTCGACCAGGTGCTGCTGGTGCAGGCGCCGCGCTCGCTCGCCTCGGCCGCGCAACGCGTCGGGCGCGCCGGGCACGCGGTCGGCGAGGTCAGCCGGGCGCGCTTCTACCCGACCCACGCGCGCGATTTCCTCGAATGTGCGGTCGCCGCGCGGGCGGTGCTGGACGGCGATATCGAGCCGATTCGACCGGTGAGCGCGCCGCTCGACCTGCTGGCGCAATGGATCGTCGGCATGGTGGCGCACGAGCGCTGGCGCGCCGACGATCTCTACGACTTCCTGCGGACGAGCGCGCCCTACCACGAGCTGCCCCGCCGTCAGTTCGACCTCGTGGTCGAGATGCTCGCCGGGCGCTACGCCGACGCGCGGATCGCCGAGCTCCGCCCGCGAGTCGCTTTCGACCGCCTCGACGGCACGATCGCGGCCCGTCCGGGCGCCGCGCGCCTCGTCGCCCAGTCGGGCGGCACGATCCCGGATCGCGGCTACTTCCAGCTGCGGATCGAGGACTCGAACGCCCGCCTCGGCGAGCTCGACGAGGAGTTCGTCTGGGAGCGCTCGCTGGGTGACACCTTCCTGCTGGGAACGCAGTCGTGGCGCATCCGGCGTATCACCGCGAACGAGGTCTTCGTCGCTCCGGCCCGCGGCGGTGCGGTGCTCGCGCCGTTCTGGCGGGCGGATGCGCGCGATCGCGGTGCGGTCTTCTCGGAGCGCATCGGCCGGCTGCTCGAACGCGCCGACAGCGAGCTCGAGCATCCCGGCTTCGAATCGGCGCTGGCCGAAGAGTACGCGCTCGACGCGGCCGCGGCGGCCGAGCTGGCGCGTCAGCTGCGCGCGGCGAGGGCCGCCCTGGGCGGCCGCCTGCCGCATCGGCGCCGGCTGGTGTTCGAAGAATCCCTCGAGCGCGCCAGCAGCGGCACGGCGCATCCGGGCGACGGCCGGCGCCAGGTCGTGCTCTACACCTTCTGGGGAGGGACCCTCAATCGACCGCTCGCGCTCGCGCTCGCGGCGGCCTGGGAGGAGGCAGAAGGGACCCCGATCGAGACCCTGGCCGACGACGACGCGGTGCTGCTCGTTCTGCCGGCCGGCGCCGATGCACGCCAGCTGCTCGCGCGGGTGACGCCGGAGCGTCTGGAACAACTGCTGCGCGCGCGGCTCGAATCCTCCGGATTTTTCGGCGCCCAGTTCCGCCAGAATGCCCAGCGGGCGCTGCTCCTGCCGCGCGCCGGCCCGAGTCGGCGCACGCCGCTCTGGGTGTCGCGGCAGAACGCCAAGAAGCTGCTCGAGGCCGTGGCGCGCTTCGACGACTTTCCGGTGACGCTCGAAACCTGGCGGAGCTCTTTGCACGACGAGTTCGACCTCGAGAGCCTCCGCGGGCGGCTCGAAGAACTGGGACGCGGCGAGATCGAGATCCACAACGTGCGGAGCGACCGACCTTCGCCGCTGGCGGCGGGCCTGGTCTGGCGGCGGACCAACGAGCTGATGTACGAGGACGACATGCCGGGAGCCCGGCGCGGCGCCACCGTGCGCGCCGACCTGCTGCGCGAGATCGCGCTGGGCGGCGACCGCCCGCGGATCGCCGTGCGCCTGGCGGAGGAGTTCCGGCGCAAGGTCCAGCGGCTGCTTCCGGGATATGCGCCGCAGACCCCGACCGAGCTTCTCGAATGGGTCAAGGAGCGTCTCTTCGTGCCGCTCGCCGAGTGGGACGAGCTCCTCGCCGTCCTCGAGCGCGATCGCCCCGGAAGCAGCCGGGAGATGCTCGCCGGGCTCGCCGTAGGCGACAAGCTCCTGACGGTCGCCGCGCCACTCGCCCCGGTCGTGACTCCCGCTGCGGTTGGGAGCGCGCCCGCCGCCGCGCCCGGCGCGGTGGCGGTGGTGGTCGCGCGCGAGAACCTGCCGCGGTTCGCGCGGCTCGCCGGATCCGCCACCGTCGCGGTGCGGAGCGCGCTCCTCGCCACGCTGCTCGAGGAGTGGCTGCGCTTCTATCCACCGGTCGAGGTCACCTGGGCGGCCGAGCAGTGGGGCGTCGCCCCGAGCGAGCTCGAGGCCGCGCTGGCGACACTGGAGGCCGGCGAGCGCGTCGTCGCCGGCGACCTGCTCGCTGCGGATTCCACCCCGAGGGCGTCTCGGCAGGTGGCCGTCGTGGCGACGATCGAGACTCTCCTGCGCTGGCGCCGGGCGGCGGCGCGGCCGGCGTTCGAGCCGCTGGCGCTCGGCGAGCTGCCGCTCTTTCTCGCCCGCTGGCAGGGGCTCACCGAGCGCGGAACCGGCAACGAAGGGCTACAGGCGGCCCTGGAGCGCCTGTTCGGCTTCCCGGCACCGGCCGCGCTCTGGGAGAGCGATCTTCTTCCTTCCCGGCTGGAGCCGTACTTCCCGACCTGGCTCGACGGCCTGTTCGAAGAGAGTGAGCTCGTCTGGTTCGGCACCGGGCGGGAGCGCATCGGCTTCGCCTTTCGCCCCGACCTCGACCTCTTCCAGCCGCTCGTGCGATCTCCCGAGGCGGCGGAGCCCGAACCCGGCGAGGTCGCGGCGGTCGCGGTGCGCGACCTGCTTGCGGGCGAGCCGCGCGGCCTCGAGATCGGCGAGGTCGTCGAGCGCTCGGGGCTCGGACTCGGCGCGGTCAACGCGGCGCTCTGGTCGCTGGTCTGGAGAGGCGAGGCGACCTGCGGCTCGCTGCGCGTGCTGCGGCAGGGGATCGTCTCCGGATTCGAGCTGGAGAGTCCCATGCCGGAGAGCGTCTCCAGGCCCACCGGAGGTCTCGCAGGTGGGGCGGGGCGCAGCCGGCGCGGGCTCTTCCGGCGCTGGCAGGGGAGCGCGCCGCTTGCGGGTCGCTGGCGGACGCTCGGCGGTCGGCCCGAGGAGGCGCTGCACGGCACAAGCGATCCCCTGGTCGAGGAGGAGCGCAGCCGGGAACGCGCCCGGCTGCTGCTCGATCGTTATGGCGTGCTCTTTCGCGAGCTCCTGGCGGTCGAGCTCCCGGCCCTCGCCTGGAGCCGGGTTCAACGCTCGTTGCGCGGCCTCGAGCTCGCCGGCGAGATCGTCGCCGGCCGCTTCTTCGATGGGCTTCCCGGTCTGCAGTTCGCCCTGCCTTCCGCGGTCCGCCAACTGCGCGAGGGGTTGCCGGCGGCGGCTGTCTGGTGGTGCTCGGCACTCGACCCGGCTTCGCCCTGCGGCCTCGATCTGCCCGGCATCGCGGGCCCGGTGCCGCGGGCGCTGCTGCGGCGGGTGGCCTCGACGCGGCTGGCTTACCGCGGCAGCCGACTCTGCGCGGTCTTCGCCCGCGGCGGTCGCGAGCTGCACTTCTTCGTGCCCGCGGACGACCCCGGACTGGCGGAGCTGCTCGAACCGTTGCGCTGCGCGTTGACGCGCACGGTCGGCGCCTCGCGCAGCCTCGACATCGAGACGATCAACGGTGAGGCGGCCGGTTCGAGCCCCTACCTCGGGGCCTTCGCCGCCTTCGAGCGCACCCGCGACGGAGGACTGCTGCGCCTGAGCCGGCGCTATGCCAGCCGGGAGGCCGGCGAGCGCTGATTGTGGGGCGCGGTGGTGAGACGTTCACTGCTCCGGGCCGCTGCTTCTTGGTAGTCTGCGGTCACCGCGGGACGCAGCCGTGACCGCTTTGGATTCAGTTGGCCCCAGAGCCGACGACGAAAGGACAGACGACCGATGAAGATCGCCCTGCGATGGACCTGCCTGCTGACCCTGCTCGCGGCGGGCCTCGCGGCCCCCGCTTCGGCAGGAGAACACCGGCTCGGCTTCGGGCTGCACTACTGGCAGAGCATCGACCAGCTCGACGACCAGTTTCCGGAGTTCGAGATCGCGGACGACGGCGTTTCCGAGGTGCTTTCGTACCAGTACCTGGCCGGTTTCATCCGCTTCGAGGTCGCCGCGGAGTACTTCGACGAGGGCTTTCAGGGTTCGCTCGACTGGGCGGTCTCGCCGCAGGTCTACATCCTGGCCGGGCGCGGTTTCTACGGTGGGCTCGGCGTGGGCGCCACCTACTCGGACTTCGCCAACGGCAGCTGGTCCGATCCCTACTACATCGCGAAGGCCGGAGTCGATCTGCTGCTGCTGCCGAAGATCCACCTCGACATCAACGCCGACTACCGGTTTCTCGAGTGGGAAGACCTGGACGACTACGACACCGATACGATCACCTTCGGCGCGACGGTTCGCGTCGCTTTCTAAAGAAAAGGGGACGACCATGGCTATTCGCAAGGCGAACGCCGTCTGGAACGGCGGACTGCAGGATGGGAAGGGCACAGTGAAGCTGGGCAGCGGGGCGTTCGAGGGGCAGTACTCCTTCTCGTCGCGCTTCGAAGAGGGTGTCGGGACGAATCCCGAGGAGCTCCTCGGCGCCGCCCACGCCGGCTGCTTCTCGATGGCGCTCGCCGCCGGCCTCGGCCGCGCCGGCTTCGCGCCCAAGCGCGTCGCGAGCGAAGCGCGGGTGCAGATGCTCAAGAACGACGCCGGACTCGCCATCACCCGGATCGAGCTCGACTGCGAAGCCGAAGTGCCCGGCATCGACGCCGCCACCTTCGCCGCGCAGGCCGAGGGCGCCAAGGCCAACTGCATCATCTCGAAGGCGCTGTCTTCCAATATCGAGATCGTTCTCCAGGCGAAGCTCGTTTGAGTTGACGCGACTGGGGGACATATTGCGGCCGCTCGAACTCTGCGGCGACCAGCGGTCTTCGCAGCCGCTATGTGTCCCCTGCAGCGAGCACCGTCTGTGATTGGGCACTCCGGCACTCGGGATCCGGACGGCGCTGGGGGACATATTGCGGCCACTCAAACCTGGCGACGACCAGCGGTCTCCTCAGCCGCTATGTGTCCCCCTGCCGCGTTCAGCGTACGTGTGATTGGGCGCTCCGGCACTCGGGATCCGAAGTGGGCTCCTATTTGAGGCGTGGTCGCCCACTTCGGATCCCGAGCGCCAGAGCGCCCTGGTGGAACGAAGATGAGGTCTCGCTAGATTGGGGCGCATGAGCCACAGCAGCCTCGTCCGCCTGGTCGCCCTGCTGGCCCTGGTCGGTGCTCTCGTGGCGCTCGGTCTCTGGTGGACCAGCGATCGGCGGCGGATCGTGGCGCAGTTCGAGGCGCTGCAAGAGGAGCTCGGCAAGAGCGGGGAAGAGGGGACGTTCGATCGCCTCGGCCACGCCCGGGGCGTCTCGGAGATCTTCGCCGACGGCTTCGTGATCCTCGCAGAGCCTTACGAAGGCACGATCGCCGACCGCCAGCAGCTCATGGCGATCGTCGATCGCTATCGCGCCAGCGCCGAGCGCATCACGGTCTCGGACTCGGAGGTCGAGGTTGAGCTGCGGCCGAACGCCACCGCCGAGATGACCGCCGTGGTCGAGGTGATCGGGCTGCGGCCCGGCGGTCCCGGACGCGAACGCCTGCGGATCCGCGTCGCTTGGCGGGAGGACGACGGTGTCTGGCGGATCCAGGAGCTCGAGGTGCTCGAAGTCCTCGACAGCTCCGGCCTGTTCTTCTGAAGGCGCTGAAGCCGCTGAATCCACCTCCGGTTCAGAGCCACCAGGCGAGCGCGAAGAGGCCGACCATCGCGAGCAGGATCGCGAGCTTGGCGACCGCCGCGAGGAACATCCCGAGCCAGGTCGCGAAACCCACCTTGCCCGCCTGCAGCAGGTCCCGCCGCGCGTACCACTCTCCGGCGAGGGCTCCCACGAAGGGTCCGACGAGCAGGCCCGGCAGCCCGAAGGCGAGGCCGACGAGCGAGCCGAGCAGCGCCCCGACGACCGCGAGCTTGCTGGCACCGGCGCGCTGAGCGCCGAGCGCGGTGGCGGCGATGTCGACACCGAAGGTCAGGCAGGTGAGGAGGAAGAGGACCGTCAGGGTGACCCAGCCCACACGGTCGAAGCCGTCCGCAGCGGCGCCGGCGACGAGGCCGAAGAAGACCAGCGGCGGCCCCGGGATTGCCGGCAGCACCGCGCCGGCAAAGCCGACGACCACGAGAACGAAGCAGAGCAGCCAGAGGAGCTCCATCAGCGGAGCTCTCCCAGGCAAGTGCCGCCGAACCCTGGCGGTCCCGCGTGTGTTGCCTGGGGTGACGGC
The nucleotide sequence above comes from Thermoanaerobaculia bacterium. Encoded proteins:
- a CDS encoding DUF456 family protein, translating into MELLWLLCFVLVVVGFAGAVLPAIPGPPLVFFGLVAGAAADGFDRVGWVTLTVLFLLTCLTFGVDIAATALGAQRAGASKLAVVGALLGSLVGLAFGLPGLLVGPFVGALAGEWYARRDLLQAGKVGFATWLGMFLAAVAKLAILLAMVGLFALAWWL